Proteins found in one Herbiconiux sp. A18JL235 genomic segment:
- a CDS encoding FecCD family ABC transporter permease, with translation MSADLDSLRLPTGAERAKAAASTGIARSTASRLGILVAALLLLALVSVASLFIGSGGFSPGVVWRALTEGGTDTTSVLITDFRVPRLLLGLVVGCALGLAGAVMQAVTRNPLADPGILGVNSGAYFAVVVAVAVLGTADLSSYIWWSFAGAGIAAVVVYLIGSRGGGATPVRLVLAGVALSAALQGVTFSITIRNPDIFDKIRFWQAGSLQNRQLDTVLGILPFFVVGVLLALLVARSLNVVALGDDLATSLGAKIVRTRLISVVAITLLCGAATAAAGPIAFLGLMAPFIARAIVGPDQRWVLPLTMVFAPLVFVSADVVGRVIVQGEMPVGIVTAFVGAPVLVLLIRRSKTQGL, from the coding sequence ATGAGCGCCGACCTCGACAGCCTGCGCCTGCCCACCGGCGCGGAGCGGGCGAAGGCGGCAGCATCCACCGGCATCGCCCGCAGTACCGCGTCCCGCCTCGGCATCCTCGTGGCCGCCCTGCTGCTGCTCGCCCTGGTCTCGGTGGCGAGCCTGTTCATCGGCTCGGGCGGCTTCTCCCCCGGGGTGGTGTGGCGGGCCCTCACCGAAGGCGGCACCGACACCACCTCCGTGCTCATCACCGACTTCCGGGTGCCGCGGCTGCTGCTCGGGCTCGTGGTGGGCTGCGCTTTGGGACTCGCCGGGGCCGTGATGCAGGCGGTCACTCGCAACCCGCTCGCCGACCCCGGTATCCTCGGCGTGAACTCCGGCGCCTACTTCGCCGTGGTGGTCGCCGTCGCGGTGCTGGGCACCGCCGACCTCTCGAGCTACATCTGGTGGTCGTTCGCCGGCGCCGGCATCGCCGCCGTCGTGGTGTACCTCATCGGCTCCCGCGGCGGCGGGGCCACCCCGGTGCGACTGGTGCTCGCCGGTGTGGCGCTCTCGGCGGCCCTGCAGGGCGTCACGTTCTCCATCACCATCCGCAACCCCGACATCTTCGACAAGATCCGGTTCTGGCAGGCGGGCTCGCTGCAGAACCGGCAGCTCGACACGGTGCTCGGCATCCTCCCGTTCTTCGTCGTCGGCGTGCTGCTCGCCCTGCTCGTCGCCCGCTCGCTCAACGTCGTCGCGCTCGGCGACGACCTCGCCACCTCGCTCGGCGCTAAGATCGTGCGCACCCGTCTCATCTCGGTCGTGGCCATCACATTGCTCTGCGGCGCCGCGACCGCCGCCGCCGGGCCCATCGCCTTCCTCGGCCTCATGGCGCCGTTCATTGCCCGCGCCATCGTGGGCCCCGACCAGCGCTGGGTGCTCCCCCTCACCATGGTCTTCGCTCCCCTCGTGTTCGTCTCCGCCGACGTCGTCGGCCGCGTGATCGTGCAGGGCGAGATGCCGGTGGGCATCGTCACGGCCTTCGTCGGCGCCCCCGTGCTCGTGCTGCTCATCCGCCGTTCGAAGACACAGGGCCTGTGA
- a CDS encoding MFS transporter, with protein sequence MSTALRTRRVHPAWIVAAVAFLALVGAAGFRAAPSVLMLPLEEQFGWSRTELSLAVTVNLLLYGLMAPFAAALMARFGMRAVTTAALLLVGAGAALSIYATAPWVLVLTWGVMIGLGTGSMALVFAATVADQWFVRRRGLVVGVLTAGSATGQLAFLPFIAVLVEQQGWQQASLLVAVGAFVVVPLVLLFLRNRPSDLGITPFGAAADWAPAPRAVGNPARIALGTLARAARRRTFWALVAGFAICGATTNGLVGTHFIPSAHDHGMPETTAAGLLAVVGVFDIVGTIASGWLTDRVNPRILLAVYYAGRGLGLLVLPFLLSEAVHPPIIVFVVIYGLDWVATVPPTVALCREVFGADGPVVFGWVFAAHQVGAAIAATVAGVVRDSTGEYTLAWFGAAGLCAVAAVVSVSIARGRPAASAGAAPADAPRADAPG encoded by the coding sequence GTGTCGACAGCCCTCCGAACCCGCCGCGTGCATCCGGCCTGGATCGTCGCGGCGGTCGCCTTTCTCGCGCTGGTGGGCGCCGCGGGATTCAGGGCCGCGCCGAGCGTGCTCATGCTGCCGCTCGAGGAGCAGTTCGGCTGGTCGCGCACCGAGCTCTCGCTCGCGGTCACCGTGAACCTGCTGCTGTACGGGCTCATGGCGCCGTTCGCCGCCGCGCTCATGGCGAGGTTCGGGATGCGCGCGGTCACCACCGCCGCACTGCTGCTCGTGGGAGCGGGGGCGGCGCTCAGCATCTACGCGACCGCGCCCTGGGTGCTGGTGCTGACCTGGGGCGTCATGATCGGGCTCGGCACCGGATCGATGGCGCTCGTGTTCGCCGCCACCGTCGCCGACCAGTGGTTCGTGCGCCGGCGCGGGCTCGTCGTCGGCGTGCTCACGGCGGGGAGCGCCACCGGACAACTCGCCTTCCTGCCCTTCATCGCCGTGCTCGTCGAGCAGCAGGGGTGGCAGCAGGCCTCGCTCCTCGTGGCGGTGGGTGCGTTCGTGGTGGTGCCGCTCGTGCTGCTGTTCCTGCGCAACCGGCCCTCCGACCTCGGCATCACGCCGTTCGGTGCGGCTGCCGACTGGGCGCCTGCGCCCCGGGCGGTGGGCAACCCCGCGCGCATCGCGCTCGGCACGCTCGCGCGGGCGGCCCGGCGGCGCACCTTCTGGGCGCTGGTGGCGGGCTTCGCCATCTGCGGCGCGACGACGAACGGGCTGGTGGGAACGCACTTCATCCCGAGCGCCCACGATCACGGCATGCCCGAGACCACGGCCGCGGGGCTGCTCGCGGTGGTCGGCGTCTTCGACATCGTGGGAACCATCGCCTCGGGCTGGCTCACCGACCGCGTGAACCCGCGCATCCTGCTCGCCGTGTACTACGCGGGTCGGGGGCTGGGGTTGCTGGTGCTGCCGTTCCTGCTGTCGGAGGCCGTGCATCCGCCCATCATCGTGTTCGTCGTCATCTACGGGCTCGACTGGGTGGCCACCGTGCCGCCCACCGTCGCGCTCTGCCGGGAGGTGTTCGGGGCCGACGGCCCCGTGGTGTTCGGGTGGGTGTTCGCCGCCCACCAGGTGGGGGCGGCGATCGCCGCCACGGTCGCGGGAGTCGTGCGCGACTCGACGGGGGAGTACACGCTCGCCTGGTTCGGCGCTGCGGGGTTGTGCGCGGTGGCGGCAGTGGTGAGCGTGTCGATCGCGCGCGGGCGGCCCGCGGCGTCGGCGGGTGCGGCGCCCGCCGATGCACCTCGCGCTGACGCCCCGGGCTGA